GCGAGCTGGCGCTGCTCGTCCTCTTCCTGATCGGCCTGACGACCGCCACCCGCGTGCACGCGGCGGCGGCGGGTCTGCTGCTCGGCGGGCCCTACACGGCGCCCTTCTGGGTCGGGGTGGTCGGACTGGGCATCGTCGTGCCGCTCGTCGTCGCTCCGATCGCCCAGCGCCGGGGGATCCACACGGTCCTGCCTTCACTCTTCGTCCTGGCCGGCGGGCTCGCCCTGCGTTTCGTGATGGTGTTCGCGGGTCAGGCCAGCCACTGGTCGCCCTTCTGACCTCTGCCGTGACGTCCCTTTTCGGGAGGAACCTCGCCCATGTCTTCGCCCACTGAGGCCGCGAGCCTCACCCCGCCCGCCGCGGACGCCGGCTCACCGCGCCGCGGTCCGGCCCCTTACTCGAACCCCTATCTCGCCGGCATCGGCCTCGGCCTCGTGCTGCTCACCGCGTTCGTGGTGATGGGCCGCGGGCTCGGCGCTTCGGGCGCGGTCTCGTCGGCCTGCGCCGTGGTGGTCGACGCCGTGGCGCCGCACCATGCCGAATCGAACGTCTTCTGGAAGGAGTATCTCGAGGCCGGCGTCGGCCACCCGCTCAAGGAGTGGCTGGTCTTCGAAGTGCTCGGCGTGCTCGTCGGCGGCTTCCTCTCCGGCCTGCTCGCCGGGCGCGTGCGCAAGACGGTGGAGAAGGGGCCGCGCATTTCGAACGGTGCGCGCTTCGCGCTCGCTTTCCTCGGCGGTTCGCTCATGGGCATCGGCGCCAAGCTGGCGCGTGGCTGCGCGAGCGGCCAGGCGCTCACCGGCGGGGCGTTGCTCTCGGCCGGCGGTTGGACCTTCATGATGCTCTTCTTCGCCGGCGCCTACGGCGCGGCCTGGTTCGTCCGAAAGGAGTGGCTGTGAACGCCCCCTTCTTCAAGTTCGGCGCCTTCGGCGACGAGATGTCGCTCGTCGTCGCCTTCGTCATCGGCATCGGTTTCGGCTGGTTCCTCGAGCGCGCCGGCTTCGGCTCGGCGCGCAAGCTGACGGCTCAGTTCTACCTGAAGGACCTCGCCGTCTTCCGCGTCATGTTCACCGCCGTGGTCACCGCGATGCTCGGCCTCTTCTACTTCGGCTGGCTCGGCATCCTCGACCTGTCGCTCGTCTACATCTCGACGACCTATCTCGCGCCGCAGGCGCTCGGCGGCCTCTTGGTCGGCATCGGCTTCGTGGTCGGCGGCTACTGCCCGGGAACCTCGATGGTCGGCGTGGCGACGGGCAAGATCGACGCGGTGGTCAATGTGCTCGGCATCGCCTTCGGCGTGCTGGTGATCGGCGAGCTGTGGCCGGCGGTCGTCGGCTTCGCGAGCTCGACGAACCTCGGCCGTCTGACGCTGCCCGAGGTCCTCGGCCTGCCGCACGGTCTGGTGGTCTTCCTGGTCGCACTGATGGCGCTCGGCGGCTTCTGGGGCGCAGCGGCGCTCGAGAAGAAGTTCGGCGGCGCCGGCAAGGAGGGCGCATGAACCGTCTCGCGGAGCTCTGGGCGCGCACCCCGCTCTCCGGGCGCCTCGCGCTGTTGCTCGTCGTGCTCGGCCTCGGTGCGCTCGCGATCGGCAATCCGACGGCCGGCACGCGCATCACGCTCGACACGCAGGATCTTGCCGCCATCGTCCAAGGCGAGGTGGATCACGTCGAGCCGGCCGAGCTCGCCGACTGGCTGATCGCCGGGCGACAGGACTTCCGCCTGATCGACCTGCGCGACGAGGCCGATTTCGCCGCCTACCACATCCCGAACGCCGAGCGGATTCCGATCGTCGGCCTCGAGGCGGCCGACCTCGCGCGCAACGAGAAGATCGTCCTCTACAGCGAGGAGGGGATCCACTCGGCGCAGGCCTGGATGCTGCTCAAGGCGAAGAAGTACCCGGCGGTCTACATCCTGGTCAACGGCCTGAAGGGGTGGAAGGACCACGTGCTCTACCCGGTGCAGCCGGGCCCGGGCGCCACGGCCGCCGAGCAGGCCGAGTTCGCCCAGGCCGCGCAGGTCGCCGCCCACTTCGGCGGCGCTCCGCGTGCGGCGGTGGCCCCCGGAGCGGCTCCGGCGCTCGCCGCGTTGCCGACTCCCGCGACCCCGGCGATGGCCCCGCCGGTCGCCGCCCCGCCCGCCGGCGCAGCGCCGGCGAAGAAGAAGAAGGAAGGCTGCTGAGACCTCTCCCCGTGGAGGGTCCGCGAGGCCGGCGGAGCAGGGTTCCCGCCGCCGTTCGATCGCTGGCCCTCCCGCGTGGCCCCGGCGAGTCGGACGCCGGGTCGTCCCCCCGATCGCGCAGCAGACGCCGGGTGTTTCCGTGGATCTGAACGCGCAACGCGCCGCCTTCGAAGAGCGCTCCGCGCGCTACGCGCGGCACGGATTCGATCGCCAGGTCGCCGCCGATTGGGTGGCGGCGCAGATCGAATCCCGCGAGGGTCCGGTGCTCGACGTCGGGACCGGCAAGGGGTTCCTGGCGCGGGCGCTCGCGGCGCGCGGTCTCGACGTCGTGTCGGTCGACGCCGACGGTTCCGAGCGCGACCTGGCGTCGCTGCTCGCAGCGGAGCAGGGAGTCCGGGAGCGCATCCGCTTCCTGACCGCCGATGCCGTCGCGCTGCCGTTTCCCTCCGCCGCCTTCGCCGCCGCCGCGGCGATGGACGTCCTTCATCATCTCGGCGATCCGCTCCCGGTGCTCTCCGAGATGGACCGGACGTTGCGACCGGGAGGACGCCTGGTGCTGGCCGACTTCTCCCGGGCCGGCTTCGAGCTGGTCGCCGAGGTCCACCGGCAGGAGGGGCGCACCCATTTCGAGAGCGGAGTGACGCTGGACGACGCCATTGCCGGGCTCGTGGCGCGTGGCTTTCGGCTCTGCTCGCGCCGCTCGGCACGGCTGCACGAGCTCGCGCTGTTCGAGAAACCGGTCACCGCATCCCGGAGGTGAGGGTGCATCCGGAGCCGGTCCGGAGGTCGCCGGAGGCGATGCCGTGCCGAGCGCTGGGTGAACGGGCGCGGCTCAGCCGATCCAGCCGGCGCGGATCGCGCCGAGCGTCACGCTGGCCACGGTGGCCCAGAGCACCACGGCCATCACGAACGGGCGGG
This genomic window from Holophagales bacterium contains:
- a CDS encoding class I SAM-dependent methyltransferase translates to MDLNAQRAAFEERSARYARHGFDRQVAADWVAAQIESREGPVLDVGTGKGFLARALAARGLDVVSVDADGSERDLASLLAAEQGVRERIRFLTADAVALPFPSAAFAAAAAMDVLHHLGDPLPVLSEMDRTLRPGGRLVLADFSRAGFELVAEVHRQEGRTHFESGVTLDDAIAGLVARGFRLCSRRSARLHELALFEKPVTASRR
- a CDS encoding YeeE/YedE family protein, coding for MNAPFFKFGAFGDEMSLVVAFVIGIGFGWFLERAGFGSARKLTAQFYLKDLAVFRVMFTAVVTAMLGLFYFGWLGILDLSLVYISTTYLAPQALGGLLVGIGFVVGGYCPGTSMVGVATGKIDAVVNVLGIAFGVLVIGELWPAVVGFASSTNLGRLTLPEVLGLPHGLVVFLVALMALGGFWGAAALEKKFGGAGKEGA
- a CDS encoding YeeE/YedE family protein; this encodes MSSPTEAASLTPPAADAGSPRRGPAPYSNPYLAGIGLGLVLLTAFVVMGRGLGASGAVSSACAVVVDAVAPHHAESNVFWKEYLEAGVGHPLKEWLVFEVLGVLVGGFLSGLLAGRVRKTVEKGPRISNGARFALAFLGGSLMGIGAKLARGCASGQALTGGALLSAGGWTFMMLFFAGAYGAAWFVRKEWL
- a CDS encoding rhodanese-like domain-containing protein, giving the protein MNRLAELWARTPLSGRLALLLVVLGLGALAIGNPTAGTRITLDTQDLAAIVQGEVDHVEPAELADWLIAGRQDFRLIDLRDEADFAAYHIPNAERIPIVGLEAADLARNEKIVLYSEEGIHSAQAWMLLKAKKYPAVYILVNGLKGWKDHVLYPVQPGPGATAAEQAEFAQAAQVAAHFGGAPRAAVAPGAAPALAALPTPATPAMAPPVAAPPAGAAPAKKKKEGC